CGCGGTGCGCAGGCCCTTGCCGGTGCGGTCGACGGCGATCACCGCGCCGATCAGCGGCACGGTGTGGACGAACAGCAGCAGCGGCCGGCAGAGCGCGGACAGCCCGTACCCGACCGCGGCGACGGCCTTGTGGCGGGCGGCGCCGTCGCGGCCGCGGCGGTCGGCGAGGTGGCCGCCGGCCAGGCGGACGAGGGCGCTGAAGCCGTTCTGGATGCCGTCGAGCAGGCCGAAGCCGAGCGGGGAGAGGCCGAGCCCGGTGAGCAGGTAGAGGGGGAGGACGGCGGTGACCATCTCGGAGGAGATGTCGGTGACCAGGCTGACGGTGCCCAGGGCGAGCACCGTCCCCGGCACGGCGCCCCGCCGCACCGTGCCGGTGGCCGGTGCGACGGGGGCCTTCGAGCTGCGGGAGTCCGCGACGTACACGGGCGTCAGTTCCAGATGCCGGTGATGTCGGCGGCGCCGGACGAGTTGCCCGCGTGGGCGTTGACGCCGGTCAGGTCCTCCAGGGTGTGCAGCAGGTCGTAGTGGTTGTAGGTGGTGGCGGTGCTGCTGCCCGGGGCGACGTGGGCGCCGTAGAGCAAGGTCGGGATGCGGTTGCCGGACAGCCTGTTGTCCTCGTCGAAGGTGACGACGAGCAGGCTGTTGTGGCTCTTGGCCCACTGCGCGTAGCCGTCGAGGTTGCTGCTGAGCCAGGAGTCGCCGGTGCCGACGGAGCAGTCGTGCATGTCGTCGCAGAGGTCCGGGACGACGAAGGAGAGCTTGGGCAGGGTGCTGTAGTCGCTCGGGAACGCGTCCATGCCGTACGCGCTGTCGGTGGGGACGTTGCCGAAGCCGAACCACGGGTTGTGCTTCTGCGCGTAGGAGTCGACCCGGCAGTCGGTGGCGCCCTGGGCGGGCAGGCCCTCGTTGTAGCTGGCCCAGGTCTGGCCGGAGGCGAGCAGTTCGGAGGCCAGGTTGGGTTCCTGCAGCGCGCCGACGTCCACGCAGCTGTCGTCGACGATGCCCTGCGAGCTGCCGGAGAACAGCATGTAGTAGTTGGGCTGGCTGGGGTGGGTGAGCGCGTAGGACCGGGTCAGCTTCGCGCCGCCGGCCACCAGGGTGCCGTTGATGTACGGGGCGCTGGAGCTGCCGATCACCTGGGTGTAGGCGTGGTTCTCCAGCACGACGACGACCACGTGGTCGGGGGCGGGCAGGCCGGCGGCGGTGTCGGCGGCGGCGCTGCCGCCGGCGGCCCAGAGGCCGAGCGAGCCGGCGAGCAGCCCGAGGCCGCTCGCCAGGGCGGTGAGCGGGCGCGGCCCGCGGCGGCGGGTGGGGCGCTGGGCGGCGGGGCGCGGGGCGGCGGTGGGGGTGCCGGGGGTGCGCGGTCGTACGAAGGCCATGGGGTCCTCCGGAGGTCGGGACTGCCGGGGCGGGAGCGCCGAGAACAGTAGGATCGCCACGGTGTCGTGTACGGCACAAGACAGGTGAAGAACAGACGAACAGCTGCCGCCCGGTGGCGTCGGATCTCACACCCCCCGCGATTGACCCGTTCCGACCGTGCGTGGTGGGATCACGGGGGCTCGGGTACGGAGGAGTGCGGCGGATGAGCGGACCGGTCGCCGGCGACCCACCGGTGCACCCGCGCACCCTGGTGGTCGGGATCGGCGCGAGCAGCGCCGCCGAGTCCGCCGAGGCGGTGCAGCTGCTGACGGACGTGCTCCGGGAGGCCGGGCTCGCCCCGCACGCGGTGGCCCGGCTGGCCACGGTCGCCGGCAAGGCGGACCACCCGGCGGTGCGCCGGGTCGCCCACTGGCTGGGCGGGGTGCCGGTGGACGAGCACCCGGGACGGGAACTGGCCGCCGTACCGGTACCCAACCCCTCGGCCGCGGTCGGTGCCGCCCTCGGCACGGCGAGCGTCGCCGAGGCGGCGGCCCTGGCGAGCGCGCCGGGCGGCCGGCTCCTGGTCGCCAAGCGGAAGTCGGCCATGGTGACGGTCGCGGTGGCGGCGACCGCGGCGATCGCCCGACCCCTCTCGCCCGCGCCACCCCTCTCACCCACCGAACCCGCCCACCCCCAGGGAGACCCCGCGTGACCGCCCCCGAACCCGACCTGCGCCACCACGGCGACGCCGAGGTCCGCGCCGACGGGCTCGGCCTGGTCGACCTCGCCGTCAACGTCCGCACCGGCACGCCCCCGGCCTGGCTGCGCGACCACCTCGCCGCCACCCTCGGCGACCTCGCCGCCTACCCCGACCAGAGCGCCGCCCGCGCCGCGGTGGCCGCCCGGCACGGCCGCCCGGTCGAGGAGGTGCTGCTCACCTCGGGGGCGGCGGAGGCCTTCGTCCTGCTGGCCCGGGTTGTGACGGCTCGTCACATCACCGTCGTTCACCCACAGTTCACCGAGCCGGAGGCCGCGCTGCGGGACGCCGGACACCGGGTGCACCGGGTGCTGCTCTCCCCCGGGGACGGGTTCCGCCTGGGCGCCGTCCCCGAGGAGGCGGACCTGGTCGTCCTCGGCAACCCGACCAACCCGACCTCCGTCCTGCACCCCGCCGAGGCGGTGGCCGCGCTCGCCCGCCCCGGGCGGACCCTGGTGGTGGACGAGGCGTTCATGGACACCGTGCCGGGCGAGCGCGAATCCCTCGCCCCGGTACGGGACCTGCCCGGCCGGGTCGTCGTGCTGCGCAGCCTCACCAAGACCTGGGGCCTGGCCGGGCTGCGGATCG
The genomic region above belongs to Streptomyces sp. 1331.2 and contains:
- a CDS encoding cobalamin biosynthesis protein, whose product is MSGPVAGDPPVHPRTLVVGIGASSAAESAEAVQLLTDVLREAGLAPHAVARLATVAGKADHPAVRRVAHWLGGVPVDEHPGRELAAVPVPNPSAAVGAALGTASVAEAAALASAPGGRLLVAKRKSAMVTVAVAATAAIARPLSPAPPLSPTEPAHPQGDPA
- a CDS encoding alkaline phosphatase family protein; this encodes MAFVRPRTPGTPTAAPRPAAQRPTRRRGPRPLTALASGLGLLAGSLGLWAAGGSAAADTAAGLPAPDHVVVVVLENHAYTQVIGSSSAPYINGTLVAGGAKLTRSYALTHPSQPNYYMLFSGSSQGIVDDSCVDVGALQEPNLASELLASGQTWASYNEGLPAQGATDCRVDSYAQKHNPWFGFGNVPTDSAYGMDAFPSDYSTLPKLSFVVPDLCDDMHDCSVGTGDSWLSSNLDGYAQWAKSHNSLLVVTFDEDNRLSGNRIPTLLYGAHVAPGSSTATTYNHYDLLHTLEDLTGVNAHAGNSSGAADITGIWN
- the cobC gene encoding Rv2231c family pyridoxal phosphate-dependent protein CobC, coding for MTAPEPDLRHHGDAEVRADGLGLVDLAVNVRTGTPPAWLRDHLAATLGDLAAYPDQSAARAAVAARHGRPVEEVLLTSGAAEAFVLLARVVTARHITVVHPQFTEPEAALRDAGHRVHRVLLSPGDGFRLGAVPEEADLVVLGNPTNPTSVLHPAEAVAALARPGRTLVVDEAFMDTVPGERESLAPVRDLPGRVVVLRSLTKTWGLAGLRIGYVLGPAPLIAELGAAQPLWPVSTPALAAAEACSSPAALAEADRAADELALWREHLVKGLATFPSVRLYGEPAASFVLVRLPDAAAVRRRLREHGFAVRRGDTFPGLGEEWLRIAVRDEATTDRFLNALEAVLGSSLLGPA